GCCTGGCCCATCACCACGCCGAACAGGGCCAGCAGGGCGATCTTGGCGTTACCCCAGGTCAGGAAGGCTTCCGACAGCGGGGCTTTCGAGGTCTTGCCCTCGGCCTTCATCTTGGCGAAAGCCGGCGATTCCGCCATCGACATCCGGATCCACACCGAGACGCCGAGCAGCAGGACCGACACCAGGAACGGAATGCGCCAGCCCCAGTCGTCGAAGGCCTTGGTGTCCATCGAGGTGCGCACGCCCAGGATCACCAGCAGCGACAGGAACAGGCCCAGCGTGGCGGTGGTCTGGATCCACGAGGTGAAGAAGCCGCGGCGGCCTTCCGGCGCGTGCTCGGCCACGTAGGTGGCGGCGCCGCCGTATTCGCCGCCCAGGGCCAGGCCCTGCAGGATGCGCAGCGAGACCAGGATGATCGGCGCGGCGATGCCGATCGAGGCGTAGCCGGGCAGGAGGCCGACGATGAAGGTCGAGCCGCCCATGATCAGGATGGTGACCAGGAAGGTGTACTTCCGGCCGATCATGTCGCCCAGGCGGCCGAACACCAGTGCGCCGAAGGGACGCACGAGGAAGCCGGCGGCGAAGGCCATCAGGGCGAAGATGAAGGTGGTGGTCGGGTCGCCGACGAAGAACTGCTTGGCGATGACGGCGGCGAGGGAGCCGTAGAGGTAGAAGTCGTACCATTCAAAGACGGTGCCGAGGGAGGATGCAAAGATGACCTTGCGTTCTTCCCTGGTGAGTCCGCCGGCGGTGGGCGCTGCCTTCCCGCCGGCTGTCATGCCGGGTGTGATAGCCATTGTAGTCTCCGTAGTGAGTTGTTATGTCAATGGATAGCCGATGTTTACGCCAGCTACGGCTGCGACTCTGCGCCGCGAAGCTTACGCGATTCTTGCTTCAAACTTACACGAAACTTACGGCGGGACCTTCCTGTCGCTCCCTATGCGCTAGGCATGGAAATCAGGCGTCCTTGGCTATTGGACCGGCTTCAGGGCCCGCGGTTTCCTCGTTTTCCGGGTTCACGCGGGCATATTTGTAGGCCTCCGCCGAGCGCTCGAGGGCCAGGCCCAGCGCGGTGGTCAGCTCGCTCTGCGGGGTGCCCTGGCGCAGTTGCTGGGAAGCGAAGGTATTGCGCAGGGTGCGTCCGCCGGCGCGCGAGACCGCCAGCCCGGCGCGCTCGAACGTCGCCTTCACCTGGCGGTAGACGGTGGCCTTGTGCAGGGGCTCGCCCTCCATGTTCGCGGGGAACACCAGCTCGCCGGGAATGTTCAGCGCTTCCCGTTCCTTCAGCCAGGCCAGCAGCTCGGCCACGCCTTCCTTAGGCAGCGTGGTCGTGTGCTCGTGGCTGGTGCGATGCTTGTGCGCGGGCGTGATCTCGATCGGCAGCCCGCCCTCGACGTCCGGCTGGCGGCCGATCTCGTCCACCAGCAGGCCGATCGCCTCCGCCACGCGCAGGCCGGCCATCGCCATCACGACCTGCATGGCGCGGTCGCGGCGGCGTTTCCAGGCGCCGCCTTTCGACTCGTCGCTGCTGTCGTCACTGCGGCGCTGGCCGGGCAGGGCGGCCAGGAAGCGCTCCAGCTCGTCCGCGTTCAGGGCCGTCATCGGCGCGTCGCGGGTGATCTGGGCGCGGTCGATGCCGACGATGGCATCGCGGGCCGGGTTCGGCATCCGCTCGAGATGGTCGTAGCAGCGTTCCAGCAGGCGCAGGTAGCGGTAGGCGATCTTGCTGTTCAGGTCGCGGTGGCCGTCGTGCGCCAGCTGGACGAAGCGGTGCAGGTCGCGCGCCGTGACGGTCGACATCTTCAGGCGCTCTTCCAGCATCCAGGCGGCGAATTTCCCGAACATGAACTTGTAGATGGCGGCGGACTCGGGCGAGACCGGCACGGGGGCAAGCTCGCGCTGGCGGGTCGAGGTCAGCACGAAGTCGGGCCGGGCGACGAAGTCGGCGAAGCGTTTGACGGGATCGAGGTCCCAGGCGGCAAGTTGGCTCATGCCGACATTCTGCAACTAACCGAGTAGTCATGCAAACGGCAGCGGTGCGTGCCCAGGGATGGGTCGCCGGCAGGAGACGTCACCATTTATTTGCAACTAACCGACAAGGTGCGCAAACCGAATCGAACCCCGCCGCCAGGCAAAAGGGGCAGGCAAAGCTGCGATACTCGCCATCCGGCCACCGACGCGTTATGCTCTTTGTTATCTTGTCTAATCACACCAGGAAGAAACCATGCTGAAGCACATCGTCATGTGGAAATTGAAGGAACACGCCGAGGGCGCCGAGCGCGCCGCCAACGCCCGCGAAATGAAGCGCCGCCTGGACGAGTGCGCGAACATCGTGCCCGGCATTCTCAAATTCGAGGTCACCCTGGCCCAGCCGGGCCTGGAAGCGACCTACGACGTGGTGCTGTACTCGGAGTTCGAGAACAGGGAAGCGCTCGAAGCCTATGCCAGGCATCCGACGCACCAGGCCCTGATTCCCTTCATCGGCGCGATCCGCGAGGGGCGCCAGTGCATGGATTACGAGATCTGATCGGGAACGGCCGCATGCGTACGGTACAGCAGCTGTTTTCACTCGAAGGGAAGACCGCCGTCGTTACCGGCGGTTCGCGCGGCCTGGGCCTGCAGATGGCCGAGGCGCTGGGCGAGCAGGGCGCGCGCGTGCTGGTCTCGGCGCGCAAGCAGGCCGAGCTCGACGAAGCCTGCGCGCACCTGTCGGCGCGCGGAATCGCGGCGTCCAGCATCGCCGCCGACCTGTCCGACGACGCGGCGGTGGCCGGCTTCGCCGAGGAAGCCTTGAAACGCCTGGGCCAGGTCGACATCCTGGTCAACAACGCGGGCGCGACCTGGGGCGCGCCGGCCGAGGACTTCCCGCTCGAGGCCTGGGACAAGGTCATGAACCTGAACGTGCGCAGCATCTTCCTGCTGTGCCAGGCCTTCGGCAAGCGCTCCATGATCCCGCGCGGCCAGGGCCGCATCGTCAACATCGCCTCGATCGCCGGCCTGGCGGGCAATCCGCCGGGCACCATGCAGACCATCGCGTACAACACCTCCAAGGCCGCGCTGATCAACTTCACGCGCACCCTGGCGGGCGAATGGGGCCGGCACGGGATCACCGTGAACGCGATCGCCCCGGGCTTCTTCCCGTCGAAGATGACGAAGGGTGTACTGGCCGCGATCGGCGCCGATACGCTTGCGCAGCAGGCGCCGCTCGGTCGGCTCGGCGACGACGAAGACCTGAAGGGCGCAGTCGTACTGTTCGCGTCCGATGCGGGCAAACACATCACGGGACAGGTACTGGCGGTCGACGGCGGCGTCTCCGCTGTCTGATCCGCGATCTGATCCGATTCAGCGCGGAGGAAAGCATGAAGGAGTTCGCAGGACGGGTAGCCGTCATCACCGGCGCCGCGAGCGGCCTGGGCCGCGAGTTCGCGAACAGCGCGGCCGGACTGGGCATGAAACTGGTGCTTGCCGACATCGACGCCAAGGCGCTTGAACAGGTGACCGAAACCTTGATCGCCGGCGGCGCCGAGGTGCTGTCGATGGTCGTCGACGTCAGCAAGCGCGAACACGTCGAGGAACTGGCCGACGCGGCCATGATCCGCTTCCATGGCGTGCACCTGCTGTTCAACAATGCCGGCGTCGCCGCGGGCGGCTTGATCTGGGAAAACAGCGAAGCCGACTGGGAGTGGGTGCTGGGCGTCAACCTGTGGGGCGTGATCCATGGGGTGCGCGTGTTCGTCCCGATCATGCTCGAGTGCGCGCGCCGCGATTCGGCCTACGAGGGGCACATCGTCAACAGCGCCTCGATGGCCGGCCTGCTGAATCCGCCGGGGATGGGCATCTACAACGTCTCCAAGCATGCGGTGGTGTCGCTCTCCGAAACCCTGTACTACGACCTGGGCCTGACCGGCGCGCCGGTCCGGACGTCGGTTCTGTGCCCATACTTCGTGCCGACCGGTATTGGCCACGCCGAGGCGCACCGCCCGCACGAGCTCGCGAACCACGCGCCGCCGACGGCCAGCCAGCAGACCGTGCAGAGCATGGTCAACCAGGCGGTCGACAGCGGCAAGGTGTCGGCGGCGGAGGTCGCACGCCTCAGCTTCGAGGCCATCCGCGAAGAGCGCTTCTATATCTACTCGCACCCGCAGGCCCTGGCCAGCGTGGCCCGGCGCATGGAAGCCATCCTGAAGGGCGACCAGCCGGCCGATGCCGATTCGGCAGCGGCGCAGATCAACCAGGCCTTGAAGGCGCGATTAAACAGCCCGTGATCGTCCTACAGCCATAAGGGATGTCTTCCTATTCGATCGGCGCGCGAGCGCGCTAGCATTGTCCTATCGTCAAGCACTAGAAGGAGGACATGATGGCTGACAACAAAGACAAGGCGCAGCAAGACAGGCAGGACCTCGCCGACCAGGCCGGCGGCAATCGCCAGGCCTCCAGCGGCGCCGCCCAGAACAGCGACTTCATCCACAGCACGCCGGAAGCGAACGTGTTCCCGAAAGGCTCCTCGCAGAGCGACAACAGCGGACGGAGCGCGGGCGGCAACAGCGGACGGAGCGCGGGCGGCAACAGCGGACGGAGCGCGGGCGGCAACTCGGCGGCCGGTACGCCCGACGAGGGCAGACTGGGCGGCACCGGCGGGACTTCCGCGGCAGGCACGACGGGCAACGATCCCGACCGTTAACGCCAGCCGGGCAGCAAAGGAACGGGCGCCCGGTGCGCCCGTTTTGCCATGCTTGACCTTCCGGCGCATCCGGCCTAATATGATGAGCATCATATTCAAATCGAACGCCATGTCACCGAGCCGCTCCATCCGTCACCAGCAGTCGCACGAGCGCATTCTCGACGCCGCGGCGCGCGCGGTGCGCCGCGCCGGCGTCGCCGGAGTCGGCGTGGCCGAGGTCATGAAGGAAGCCGGGCTCACCCATGGCGGCTTTTATGCCCATTTCGCATCCCGCGACACGCTGCTGGCCGAAGCGCTGGAACATGCCGGCAGCCAGAGCAACGCGCGGGTGCGCGAACGCATGCGCGTCCGCACGGACGCCGGCGAGAGCGCCCTGCGCGCGCTGGTGTGCGAGTACCTGTCCGAGCCGCATATGCAAGCGCTGGAGTTCGGCTGTCCGGTCGCCGCCGTGGGTTCGGAGATGCAGCGCGCCCAGGAAGCCTTGCGCGAGGTCGCGAAGAGCCGCGTGCGCGGCCTGGCCGCGCTGGTCGACGACGCTTTGCCGTCCGGATCGCCGTCCGGCAGCGCCTGGGCCATCGCCGCCGCCCTGGTCGGGGCGCTGCAGATGGCCAGGGTGCTGGGCCCGGATGGCGGCGGCGAGGTGTTGAAGGCATGCCGGGACAGCCTGCTTGCCCAGTACGACCGTCCGGGCGCAAGCGCCTGAGACGGAACACGCCGTGCCTGTGAGGCCGGCTTTTTTTTGCGGCAGAACTATGACGCTCATCATATGAAAGGGATGGCCATGAAACTCGATAACGCAATCGTCCTCGTCACCGGCGCCAACCGCGGCCTCGGCGCGGAGTTCGCCCGCCAGGCGCTGGCCCGCGGCGCGCGCAAGGTCTACGCCGGCGCCCGCGATCCGGATTCCGTCAAGCTGCCCGGCGTGACGCCGGTCCGGCTGGACGTCAACGATCCGGTCCAGGTGCGGGATGCTGCCGCGCGCTGCGCCGACATCACGCTGGTGGTCAACAATGCCGGCATCGCCACGCCCGGCAGCCTGCTGGATGAGGACGGCATCGAAGCGCTGCGGCGCATGATGGACACCAACGTCTACGGTATGTTGCGCGTCAGCCAGGCCTTTGCGCCGGTGCTGGCGGCGCAGGGCGGCGGCGCCTTCCTGAACGTGCTGTCGGTGGCGAGCTGGATCAGTACGCCGGGCCTGGCGGCCTATGCGGCGACCAAGTCGGCGGCCTGGAGCGTGAACAATGGCTTGCGCATCGCGCTGAAGGAGCAGGGCACCCAGGTGCTGGGGCTGCACGTCGGCTTCGTCGACACCGACCTGGCGCGCGGCATCGACCTGCCCAAGCTGGCGCCGGCGGAAGTCGTCGCGCGCGCCTATGCCGCGCTGGAGGAAGACCGCAGCGAAGTCCTGATCGACGAACTGTCGCGGAACGTCAAGCGCGGCCTGTCGGAAGAACCCGGGATCTACCTGGACGTGGTGCAGCGCCCCGCCTGAGCGCGGCGTGGTAGCATCGCCGGATGGAAAAACGCACCGACTACAAGACCGCCCTCCTGATCGAGGCGGTGATCCATGAAACCCCTGCCACCGGCATGCCGGCGGCGGCGCGCCGGCTGGCCGAGATCGGCGTGCCGGTCGACGTCGCGCTGCGCGTGCTGACCAGGCCGGTCGAGCGGCGGCAGCAGTTCGAATCGCCGTTCATGAAGCGGGAAGCCTCGTAGTTCAGGCCGCCGGGCAAGGCTGCAGGATCCTTTCGTGCAGCGCCGGCTCGCCTTCCTCGTAAAGCTGGACCACGGTCGAGGTCCGGGTACCATAGCCCTCGATCTCGATGCAGACCGCCGACAATTGTCGCTCCACCTCGATCGGCACGCCGGTGTCCGGCAGGCGCAGGTCGGGGGCGCGGGTGGTGTCGGCCAGCATCTCGAAATAGGCTTCCTCCGGCGCGCCCTGCAGCAGCAGGCTGGCGAAGGTCGCCTTGGTGCGCAGCACCTTCGGCCAGGGCGCGTCCAGCAGGCCGTTCGAGACCCCGTAGATGCCCGGGGTCAAAGCCTGGCCGTTGCGCGGGTCGTCGCCGGCGCGGTTCGAGAACCAGTACAGGCCTTCGCGGTCGCCCAGCACGAGGTTGAAGCCGTTGTACTCGGCGGCGCCGGCGGCGATGTGCGCCAGGTAGGCCGGTGCGTCGAGCTCGCCCTTGAGGAAGTCGGCCACCAGGGCGCCGCGGGTCGGGGCGTCGCTGCGCCGCTCGCCGGGCGCGCGGATATTCGTGAGCGCGGCGAACTTCGGGCCGTTCGGCCCATTCTTCGTCACGCCCATCCAGCTGCCGCCGCCCTGCAGGTCGCGGCCGGCGATGATGTTCGGATCCTCCGGCCAGGGGCCGGCCGGGGTGGCGGGACGGTCATAGAATTCGTCGCGGTTGGCGCACGCGATCACGGGCACGCCGGGAATCACGCGCCAGGCAAAAACGATCAGGCACATGGGTTCGGCTCCGGAATCAGGTCGACGAAGACTTCGGCGCGGCGCGGGCCGGCGAGCAGTTCGTCCAGGCCGGCCCGGGCGGCGGCCCGGGCAAGCTCGTCGGCGAAGCTGTCGGGCACGCCCGGATAGACCTCCATCCAGGTCTGCATGCCGTCCTTGCTCTCGGGACGGCGCTTGAGCTGATTGGGGGCGCGGTGGCTGGCCGCCAGCGCCGCCTGCATGGCGCGCACGCGCGGCGCGAGCGCGGCGCTGTCCTGCTCGCGCACCTTGTAATAGACGTACAGGTCCATCATCGTCCGCGGACCATTACGCTTCCGGCGCGTCGAGGGCGTAGGGCAGCGGCAGGAAGGCCAGCTGGGTGCCGCCGGCGGAACCATGGCGCACCTCATGCTCGAGCGCGGCCAGCTTGATCTCGACCAGGGCATCGGCGCCGCCCTGGCCGTTCGGCGCGGCGTTGACGATCATGCCCGACGGCTGGTCGGGGTCCGCGCTGGAGAACACTTCGTCGCCGGCGCGCACCGCGGCATTGGGCAGCGTGGCCAGCGTCATGCGGCGCTTCAGCTTGCCGAGATACTGGCTGCGGGCCACGATTTCCTGGCCCGGATAGCAGCCTTTCTTGAAGTTCACGCCACCGATCAGCTCGAAGTTCACCATCTGCGGCACGAACTGTTCCTGGGTCGGCTGGGTCACCTGCGGCACGCCGGCGTGGATCTCGGCCAGGCGCCAGGCGGCATTGCCGCCCAACGCCAGGGTCTCGCGCAGCTGCGGCAGGGCCGCGACGGCGCTGTCGCCCGAGGTGATCCACAGGTAGCGCGGCGCGCCCAAGGCGTCGCCCAGGCGGATCACGGTGCCGAATGCGCCATCGAGCTTGGCGTAGGGCGCGGCCGGCAGGGCGCCGACGTGGCGCGCCAGCGCTTCGCCGGCCTTCGCGCCGCCCAGGCCGAGCACGGCGGCGGTGGCCGCTTCCTCGGTGGCGTCGCGCAGCTTCGCCTTGGCGCGCAGCACGAACATGCTGAGACGCTTCTGCAGCGGGGCCTGGATGGCGCGCGGCAGGGCCAGGTAGATATCCTTGTTCTCCTGGCCGCCGCGCCACATCAGGAAGGTGGCCTGCAGGCGGCCCTTCGGCGTGCAGTAGCCGGCCAGCCGGGCTTCATTGGCGCCGAGGTGTTCGACGTCATTGGTCAGCTGGCTGTGCAGGAAACTGGCCGCATCGTCGCCGGCGGCGGCGATGAGTCCGAGGTCGGTGACCGGCGCCACCATGCCGGCGGCGAGATCGGCGGCCGAGAGGGTCTTGCCGAAGTCTTCGACTTGCGTGGCTTCGTCTTGGTGAAAGCGTGCGCCGAGCGAGGCGAGGTGTTCGATCCAGTTATTCATACGATCCGCGTGTCAAATTCTGATCTATTTCTTGATTAGGCTTTATCATTACGGCCTCATTATAGAGTTGTCGACAAATTCGCGTCGGGCACGGCGCAAAACCAGACTTCACATGGCACTAATAAGAAAACTCATCGTCACGGGCGTGATCGTGTCAGTCGCGGCCGTCGGGGGCTTCCAGTGGTGGGCGAAGCAGCCCATCACCACGGCAGACAGCCCCATCATTCCATTCGCCATTGCCCAGGGCAGCGGCGTCTCCGGCGCCGCCCAGCAGATGGCGAGCTCCGGGGTGCCGATCAACGGCTTCCTGTTCGGGGTGCTCGCGCGCGTGACCGGCAAGGCGAGCCAGATCAAGGCCGGCAGCTACGAGCTCAAGCCGGATACGAACCCGCGGCGCCTCTTGACCCAGCTGGTGCGCGGCGAATTCGCGCAGGAATCGCTGACCATCATCGAAGGCTGGACCTTTCGCCAGATGCGCCAGGCGGTCGACGCCGCGCCCAACCTGAAGCACGAGACGGCCAAGCTGTCCGACAAGGAATTGCTGGCCAAGGTGGCGCCGGACGCGAAATACGCGACGCCCGAAGGCCTGTTCTTCCCGGACACCTACCTGTTCGCGAAGAATTCCAGCGACCTGCAGATCTACAGGCAGGCGCACGAGATGATGATGAAGCGCCTCAAGACGGCCTGGGAAAAGCGCGAGCCGAACCTGCCGTACACCGACCCTTACCAGGCCCTGATCATGGCCTCGCTGGTCGAAAAGGAGACCGGCCAGAAAAGCGAACGCTCGATGATCGCGGGCGTGTTCGTGAACCGCCTCAAGACCGGCATGCTGCTGCAGACCGATCCGACCGTCATCTACGGCATGGGCGACAAGTACGACGGCAAGATCCACAAGAAGGATCTCGAGACCGACACCCCGTACAACACCTACACCCGCGCCGGCCTGCCGCCGACCCCGATCGCGCTGCCGGGCGTGGAGTCGCTGGCGGCGGCGCTGACGCCGGCCAAGACCGAGGCCCTGTATTTCGTTTCGCGCGGCGACGGCACCAGCCATTTCTCGGCCAACCTGAACGAGCATAACAAGGCGGTCAACCAGTATCAGCGCCAGGGGGCGAAATGACGGGCCGTTTCATCACCTTCGAAGGCATCGACGGGGCCGGCAAGTCGACCCACATCGGCTTCGTGACGGACCTGCTGAAGGACGCCGGAAAGACCGTGGTGTCGACCCGCGAACCGGGCGGCACGCCGCTCGGCGAAAAGCTGCGCGAGCTGCTGCTGCACGAAAGGATGGACCTGGAAACCGAGGCGCTGCTGATGTTCGCCAGCCGCCGCGAGCACATTGCGCAAGTCATCGAGCCGGCGCTCGCGCGCGGCGACTGGGTGCTGTCCGACCGGTTCACGGACGCCAGCTTCGCCTACCAGGGCGGCGGACGCGGCCTGCCGCTCGAAAAGCTCGACCGGCTGGAACAGTGGGTGCATCCGCACCTGCAGCCCGACCTGACCCTGCTGTTCGAC
This window of the Massilia sp. WG5 genome carries:
- a CDS encoding site-specific integrase, translated to MSQLAAWDLDPVKRFADFVARPDFVLTSTRQRELAPVPVSPESAAIYKFMFGKFAAWMLEERLKMSTVTARDLHRFVQLAHDGHRDLNSKIAYRYLRLLERCYDHLERMPNPARDAIVGIDRAQITRDAPMTALNADELERFLAALPGQRRSDDSSDESKGGAWKRRRDRAMQVVMAMAGLRVAEAIGLLVDEIGRQPDVEGGLPIEITPAHKHRTSHEHTTTLPKEGVAELLAWLKEREALNIPGELVFPANMEGEPLHKATVYRQVKATFERAGLAVSRAGGRTLRNTFASQQLRQGTPQSELTTALGLALERSAEAYKYARVNPENEETAGPEAGPIAKDA
- a CDS encoding Dabb family protein yields the protein MLKHIVMWKLKEHAEGAERAANAREMKRRLDECANIVPGILKFEVTLAQPGLEATYDVVLYSEFENREALEAYARHPTHQALIPFIGAIREGRQCMDYEI
- a CDS encoding SDR family oxidoreductase, with the protein product MRTVQQLFSLEGKTAVVTGGSRGLGLQMAEALGEQGARVLVSARKQAELDEACAHLSARGIAASSIAADLSDDAAVAGFAEEALKRLGQVDILVNNAGATWGAPAEDFPLEAWDKVMNLNVRSIFLLCQAFGKRSMIPRGQGRIVNIASIAGLAGNPPGTMQTIAYNTSKAALINFTRTLAGEWGRHGITVNAIAPGFFPSKMTKGVLAAIGADTLAQQAPLGRLGDDEDLKGAVVLFASDAGKHITGQVLAVDGGVSAV
- a CDS encoding SDR family oxidoreductase, coding for MKEFAGRVAVITGAASGLGREFANSAAGLGMKLVLADIDAKALEQVTETLIAGGAEVLSMVVDVSKREHVEELADAAMIRFHGVHLLFNNAGVAAGGLIWENSEADWEWVLGVNLWGVIHGVRVFVPIMLECARRDSAYEGHIVNSASMAGLLNPPGMGIYNVSKHAVVSLSETLYYDLGLTGAPVRTSVLCPYFVPTGIGHAEAHRPHELANHAPPTASQQTVQSMVNQAVDSGKVSAAEVARLSFEAIREERFYIYSHPQALASVARRMEAILKGDQPADADSAAAQINQALKARLNSP
- a CDS encoding TetR/AcrR family transcriptional regulator; translated protein: MSPSRSIRHQQSHERILDAAARAVRRAGVAGVGVAEVMKEAGLTHGGFYAHFASRDTLLAEALEHAGSQSNARVRERMRVRTDAGESALRALVCEYLSEPHMQALEFGCPVAAVGSEMQRAQEALREVAKSRVRGLAALVDDALPSGSPSGSAWAIAAALVGALQMARVLGPDGGGEVLKACRDSLLAQYDRPGASA
- a CDS encoding SDR family oxidoreductase; amino-acid sequence: MKLDNAIVLVTGANRGLGAEFARQALARGARKVYAGARDPDSVKLPGVTPVRLDVNDPVQVRDAAARCADITLVVNNAGIATPGSLLDEDGIEALRRMMDTNVYGMLRVSQAFAPVLAAQGGGAFLNVLSVASWISTPGLAAYAATKSAAWSVNNGLRIALKEQGTQVLGLHVGFVDTDLARGIDLPKLAPAEVVARAYAALEEDRSEVLIDELSRNVKRGLSEEPGIYLDVVQRPA
- a CDS encoding NRDE family protein, whose protein sequence is MCLIVFAWRVIPGVPVIACANRDEFYDRPATPAGPWPEDPNIIAGRDLQGGGSWMGVTKNGPNGPKFAALTNIRAPGERRSDAPTRGALVADFLKGELDAPAYLAHIAAGAAEYNGFNLVLGDREGLYWFSNRAGDDPRNGQALTPGIYGVSNGLLDAPWPKVLRTKATFASLLLQGAPEEAYFEMLADTTRAPDLRLPDTGVPIEVERQLSAVCIEIEGYGTRTSTVVQLYEEGEPALHERILQPCPAA
- a CDS encoding DUF4936 family protein encodes the protein MMDLYVYYKVREQDSAALAPRVRAMQAALAASHRAPNQLKRRPESKDGMQTWMEVYPGVPDSFADELARAAARAGLDELLAGPRRAEVFVDLIPEPNPCA
- a CDS encoding folate-binding protein YgfZ, with product MNNWIEHLASLGARFHQDEATQVEDFGKTLSAADLAAGMVAPVTDLGLIAAAGDDAASFLHSQLTNDVEHLGANEARLAGYCTPKGRLQATFLMWRGGQENKDIYLALPRAIQAPLQKRLSMFVLRAKAKLRDATEEAATAAVLGLGGAKAGEALARHVGALPAAPYAKLDGAFGTVIRLGDALGAPRYLWITSGDSAVAALPQLRETLALGGNAAWRLAEIHAGVPQVTQPTQEQFVPQMVNFELIGGVNFKKGCYPGQEIVARSQYLGKLKRRMTLATLPNAAVRAGDEVFSSADPDQPSGMIVNAAPNGQGGADALVEIKLAALEHEVRHGSAGGTQLAFLPLPYALDAPEA
- the mltG gene encoding endolytic transglycosylase MltG, whose amino-acid sequence is MALIRKLIVTGVIVSVAAVGGFQWWAKQPITTADSPIIPFAIAQGSGVSGAAQQMASSGVPINGFLFGVLARVTGKASQIKAGSYELKPDTNPRRLLTQLVRGEFAQESLTIIEGWTFRQMRQAVDAAPNLKHETAKLSDKELLAKVAPDAKYATPEGLFFPDTYLFAKNSSDLQIYRQAHEMMMKRLKTAWEKREPNLPYTDPYQALIMASLVEKETGQKSERSMIAGVFVNRLKTGMLLQTDPTVIYGMGDKYDGKIHKKDLETDTPYNTYTRAGLPPTPIALPGVESLAAALTPAKTEALYFVSRGDGTSHFSANLNEHNKAVNQYQRQGAK
- the tmk gene encoding dTMP kinase, with the protein product MTGRFITFEGIDGAGKSTHIGFVTDLLKDAGKTVVSTREPGGTPLGEKLRELLLHERMDLETEALLMFASRREHIAQVIEPALARGDWVLSDRFTDASFAYQGGGRGLPLEKLDRLEQWVHPHLQPDLTLLFDVPLEVARERLDATRTLDKFESEEAAFFQRCRNEYLRRAKEHPERIVVIDSTRTIDDVRTALRAALEKLL